Proteins encoded in a region of the Shewanella polaris genome:
- the argH gene encoding argininosuccinate lyase, translating to MALWGGRFQGETSALFKLFNDSLPVDYRLFEQDVVGSIAWADAIASVGIITAKECTDLKAALHELLIEVGNDTQAIISNGAEDIHSFVEQKLIAKVGDLGKKLHTGRSRNDQVATDLKLWCKKEGAALLARLGTLHTELVALAEREVDAVMPGYTHLQRAQPVTFGHWALAYVEMYERDISRLQDALSRADSCPLGSGALAGTAYPIDRHALASALNFARPTLNSLDSVSDRDHVVELCSAASISMMHLSRMAEDLIFFNSGEANFISLADEVTSGSSLMPQKKNPDALELIRGKTGRVYGSLMGILTTMKALPLAYNKDMQEDKEGLFDVVDSWAICLDMAALVLSGLKVNRPQALVAAQQGYANATELADYLVAKGMPFREAHHVVGEVVVFAIDQQKPIEDLTVAELQQFAKVISDDVYPNLTIKACLEKRDVLGGTAINQVQAVIAAKKS from the coding sequence ATGGCGTTATGGGGCGGAAGATTTCAGGGCGAAACCAGTGCACTTTTTAAGTTATTTAATGACTCATTGCCAGTGGATTATCGCTTATTTGAACAAGACGTTGTCGGTTCAATCGCATGGGCTGATGCCATTGCCAGTGTCGGTATTATTACTGCTAAAGAATGTACCGATTTAAAAGCCGCTTTACATGAATTGCTCATCGAAGTTGGGAATGATACTCAAGCCATTATCAGCAACGGCGCTGAAGATATTCACAGCTTTGTGGAACAAAAGCTGATTGCCAAAGTGGGTGATTTAGGTAAAAAACTTCACACGGGCCGTTCACGTAATGACCAAGTTGCGACTGATTTAAAATTGTGGTGCAAAAAAGAAGGTGCAGCATTACTTGCTCGTTTAGGCACATTACATACTGAGTTAGTTGCATTAGCCGAGCGTGAAGTCGATGCAGTTATGCCGGGTTACACCCATTTACAGCGTGCACAGCCGGTTACTTTTGGTCACTGGGCGTTAGCTTATGTGGAAATGTATGAGCGTGACATTAGCCGTCTGCAAGATGCATTAAGCCGTGCCGATTCATGTCCGTTAGGTTCAGGCGCATTGGCGGGCACAGCATATCCGATTGATCGCCATGCGTTAGCATCAGCGTTAAACTTTGCTCGACCAACCTTAAACAGTTTAGACAGTGTGTCGGACCGTGACCACGTGGTTGAATTATGCAGCGCTGCGTCAATCAGCATGATGCATTTAAGCCGTATGGCCGAAGATTTAATATTCTTCAACTCTGGTGAAGCTAACTTTATCTCACTAGCCGATGAAGTCACTTCTGGCTCATCACTGATGCCACAAAAGAAAAACCCAGATGCGTTAGAGCTTATTCGTGGTAAAACCGGCCGTGTTTATGGCAGCTTAATGGGGATTTTAACCACAATGAAAGCCTTGCCATTGGCTTACAACAAAGACATGCAAGAAGATAAAGAAGGCTTATTTGACGTGGTCGACAGCTGGGCTATTTGCTTAGATATGGCGGCACTAGTATTGTCTGGCTTAAAAGTAAATCGTCCACAAGCCTTGGTAGCCGCTCAACAAGGTTATGCTAATGCAACCGAATTAGCTGATTATCTTGTCGCTAAAGGCATGCCGTTCCGTGAAGCGCATCATGTGGTGGGCGAAGTGGTGGTATTTGCCATTGACCAGCAAAAGCCAATTGAAGACTTAACCGTAGCTGAGTTACAACAGTTTGCTAAAGTGATTAGTGATGATGTTTATCCTAATTTAACTATTAAAGCCTGTTTAGAGAAACGTGATGTATTAGGTGGTACCGCCATCAATCAAGTGCAAGCTGTTATCGCGGCTAAAAAATCATAA
- a CDS encoding argininosuccinate synthase: MSNAVKKTGVKKVVLAYSGGLDTSAIIPWLKETYDNCEIVAFCADVGQGEEELVGLTEKALASGASECHIVDLKEEFVADYIYPTIATGAIYEGTYLLGTSMARPIIAKAQVEVARKVGADAVCHGCTGKGNDQVRFEGCFAALAPDLKVIAPWREWEMRSREDLLDYLAERNIKTSASATKIYSRDANAWHISHEGGELEDPWNEPSKGVWTLTVAPEDAPNEPEYVSLAIKNGRVTHVNDEALSPYAALMKLNDIAGKHGVGRIDITENRLVGMKSRGCYETPGGTVMFAGLRAIEELVLDKTSRTWREQIAGQMSHLVYDGRWFTPLCKSLIAASESLAESVNGDVVIKLYKGQATAVKKRSPNSLYSEAFATFGEDDVYDQKHAEGFIRLYSLASRIRALNTK, from the coding sequence ATGTCTAATGCAGTGAAAAAAACCGGTGTTAAAAAAGTGGTATTGGCATATTCGGGTGGTTTAGACACCTCAGCTATTATCCCGTGGCTAAAAGAAACCTATGACAACTGCGAAATCGTCGCATTTTGTGCCGATGTAGGCCAAGGCGAAGAAGAGTTAGTTGGCTTAACTGAAAAAGCCTTAGCTTCAGGCGCTTCTGAGTGCCATATCGTTGACCTAAAAGAAGAGTTTGTTGCTGATTATATTTACCCAACAATCGCAACGGGGGCCATTTACGAAGGCACTTACTTGTTAGGTACATCAATGGCGCGTCCTATTATTGCCAAAGCGCAAGTAGAAGTCGCACGTAAAGTTGGCGCCGATGCGGTATGTCATGGTTGCACCGGTAAAGGTAACGACCAAGTTCGTTTTGAAGGTTGTTTTGCCGCATTAGCACCAGATCTAAAAGTGATCGCGCCTTGGCGTGAATGGGAAATGCGTAGCCGTGAAGACTTACTCGATTACCTTGCTGAGCGTAATATTAAAACCAGCGCATCAGCGACCAAAATTTATAGCCGTGATGCCAATGCATGGCACATTTCGCATGAAGGTGGCGAGTTAGAAGATCCATGGAATGAACCATCAAAAGGCGTGTGGACACTAACAGTTGCACCAGAAGATGCACCAAACGAGCCTGAATATGTCTCGTTAGCGATTAAAAATGGTCGTGTGACCCATGTCAATGATGAAGCATTATCACCCTATGCTGCACTCATGAAGCTAAACGACATTGCAGGCAAGCACGGTGTAGGTCGTATCGACATTACAGAAAACCGTTTAGTGGGCATGAAGTCTCGTGGTTGTTATGAAACACCAGGCGGCACAGTAATGTTTGCAGGTCTGCGTGCCATTGAAGAATTGGTACTAGATAAAACCAGCCGCACTTGGCGCGAGCAAATTGCTGGCCAAATGTCGCACCTAGTATACGACGGTCGTTGGTTTACACCTTTATGTAAATCACTTATCGCAGCGTCAGAGTCATTAGCTGAATCCGTTAATGGTGATGTAGTGATTAAGCTTTACAAAGGTCAAGCGACAGCCGTTAAAAAGCGTTCGCCAAACAGTTTGTATTCAGAAGCTTTCGCAACGTTTGGTGAAGATGACGTATACGATCAAAAACATGCAGAAGGCTTTATCCGTTTGTATTCTTTAGCGAGCCGTATACGCGCGCTAAACACTAAATAG
- a CDS encoding DUF3302 domain-containing protein → MFLDYFALGIIFFVVIFIFYGIIAIHDIPYEIAKKRNHPQQDALHIAGWVSLFTLHAIWPFLWIWATLYREDRGWGFSDSRKRELILEGEVKELMNDVALLTDRLSLLEQGSAVTAPPVSDEHSQEV, encoded by the coding sequence ATGTTTTTAGATTATTTTGCGTTAGGGATTATATTTTTTGTAGTGATATTTATTTTTTACGGAATTATTGCGATTCATGATATCCCTTACGAGATCGCTAAAAAACGCAATCATCCACAGCAAGATGCGTTGCATATTGCTGGCTGGGTAAGCTTGTTTACGTTGCATGCTATTTGGCCATTTTTATGGATTTGGGCCACGTTATACCGCGAAGATAGAGGTTGGGGGTTTAGTGATTCGAGAAAGCGAGAATTAATACTCGAAGGTGAAGTTAAAGAGCTAATGAATGACGTCGCATTGTTAACGGATCGTTTATCGCTATTAGAGCAAGGTTCTGCCGTCACAGCTCCTCCCGTTTCAGATGAACACTC